One segment of Macrotis lagotis isolate mMagLag1 chromosome 1, bilby.v1.9.chrom.fasta, whole genome shotgun sequence DNA contains the following:
- the PIK3CD gene encoding phosphatidylinositol 4,5-bisphosphate 3-kinase catalytic subunit delta isoform isoform X1 has translation MPPGVDCPMEFWSKEENQSVVVDFLLPTGVYLNFPVSRNANLSTIKQVLWHHAQYEPLFHMLSDPEAYVFTCINQTAEQQELEDEQRRLCDIQPFLPVLRLVARQGDRVKKLINSQISLLIGKGLHEFDSLRDPEVNDFRTKMRQFCEEAAAQRQQLGWEAWMHYNFPLQLEPSARGLGAGALRIPSKTLFVNVKFEGNEESFTFQVSPNDFPLALMACALKKRATVFRQSALERPEDYTLKVNGKYEYLYGSHPLHQFQYICNCLHNGLTPHLTMVHSSSILAMRDEQSSPPAQAPKLRTKPPPIPVKKPSSVSLWSLEQPFCIELVQGSKVNADERMKLVVLAGLFHGNEMLCKTVSSSEVTVCSEPVWKQRLEFDIHICDLPRMARLCFALYAVIEKAKKARSTKKKSKKADCPIAWANLMLFDYKDQLKTGECCLYMWSSVPDEKGELLNPMGTVRSNPNTESAAALVICIPEVAPYPVYYPTMEKILELGKNGEHGRFTEDEQQQLREILERKVAGELYEHEKDLVWKMRHEIQEQFPEALARLLLVTKWNKHEDVAQMLFLLRSWPELPVLSALELLDFSFPDRHVGSFAIQSLRKLTDDELFQYLLQLVQVLKYESYLDCELTKFLLDRALANRKIGHFLFWHLRSEMHVPSVALRFGLIMEAYCRGSNHHMKVLMKQGEALNKMKALNDFVKVSSQKTTKPQTKEMMHVCMRQETYLEALSNVQSPLNPSTLLSEVCVEQCTFMDSKMKPLWIVYSNEEAGGSGDSHVGIIFKNGDDLRQDMLTLQMIQLMDVLWKQEGLDLRMTPYGCLSTGDRTGLIEVVSHSDTIANIQLNKSNMAATAAFNKDALLNWLKSKNPGEALERAIEEFTLSCAGYCVATYVLGIGDRHSDNIMIRESGQLFHIDFGHFLGNFKTKFGINRERVPFILTYDFVHVIQQGKTNNNEKFERFRSYCERAYTILRRHGLLFLHLFALMRAAGLPELSCSKDIQYLKDSLALGKTDEEALKHFRVKFNEALRESWKTKVNWLAHNVSKDNRQ, from the exons GTTCTTTGGCACCATGCCCAGTATGAGCCCCTGTTCCACATGCTTAGTGACCCTGAGGCCTACGTCTTCACCTGCATCAACCAGACTGCCGAGCAGCAGGAGCTGGAGGATGAGCAGCGGCGCCTCTGCGACATCCAGCCCTTCCTGCCTGTGCTGCGGCTTGTGGCCCGCCAGGGCGACCGTGTAAAGAAGCTCATCAATTCCCAGATCAGCCTCCTTATTGGCAAAG GGCTGCACGAGTTTGACTCTCTGCGGGACCCAGAAGTCAACGACTTCCGCACCAAGATGCGCCAGTTCTGTGAGGAGGCAGCAGCCCAGCGGCAGCAGCTGGGCTGGGAGGCCTGGATGCACTACAACTTCCCCTTACAGCTGGAGCCCTCTGCCCGGGGCCTGGGGGCCGGGGCACTGCGCATCCCCAGCAAGACCCTTTTTGTCAATGTCAAGTTTGAGGGCAATGAG GAAAGCTTCACCTTCCAAGTGTCTCCCAACGACTTTCCCTTGGCCCTGATGGCCTGTGCCCTCAAGAAGAGGGCTACCGTCTTCCGGCAATCAGCCCTGGAGAGGCCCGAGGACTACACGCTGAAGGTGAATGGAAAGTACGAGTACCTGTATGGGAGCCATCCCCTCCACCAGTTCCAA tATATCTGCAACTGCCTGCACAATGGGCTGACCCCCCACCTCACCATGGTCCACTCCTCCTCCATCCTTGCCATGAGAGATGAGCAGAGCAGCCCCCCTGCGCAGGCCCCGAAGCTCCGCACCAAGCCCCCCCCCATTCCTGTGAAGAAG CCCTCCTCAGTCTCCCTCTGGTCCCTGGAGCAGCCCTTCTGCATCGAGCTGGTTCAGGGCAGCAAGGTGAACGCCGATGAGAGGATGAag CTCGTGGTCCTGGCTGGGCTCTTCCATGGGAATGAAATGCTGTGCAAGACGGTGTCCAGCTCTGAGGTGACTGTGTGCTCGGAGCCTGTCTGGAAACAGCGCCTGGAGTTTGACATCCACATCTGTGACCTGCCCCGCATGGCCCGGCTCTGCTTCGCCCTCTACGCCGTCATTGAGAAGGCTAAGAAGGCTCGTTCTACCAAGAAGAAGTCCAAGAAGGCC gATTGCCCCATTGCTTGGGCCAACCTCATGCTGTTTGACTACAAGGACCAGCTGAAGACTGGAGAGTGCTGCCTGTACATGTGGTCCTCAGTACCAG ATGAGAAGGGGGAGCTGTTGAACCCCATGGGCACTGTGCGGAGTAACCCCAACACTGAGAGTGCTGCCGCCCTGGTCATCTGCATCCCCGAAGTCGCTCCGTACCCTGTGTACTACCCTACAATGGAGAAG ATCTTGGAGCTGGGGAAAAATGGGGAGCATGGACGCTTCACTGAGGATGAG CAGCAGCAGCTGCGGGAGATCCTGGAGCGCAAAGTGGCTGGGGAACTGTATGAGCACGAGAAGGACCTGGTGTGGAAAATGCGCCATGAGATTCAGGAGCAGTTTCCCGAGGCCCTGGCCAGGCTTCTGCTGGTCACCAAGTGGAACAAGCATGAGGATGTGGCCCAG ATGCTCTTCCTGCTGCGCTCCTGGCCGGAGCTGCCCGTGCTGAGCGCCCTAGAGCTGTTGGACTTCAGCTTCCCCGATCGCCATGTGGGCTCCTTTGCCATCCAGTCCTTGAGAAAATTGAC GGATGACGAGCTCTTCCAGTACCTGCTGCAGCTGGTCCAGGTCCTTAAGTATGAATCCTACCTGGACTGCGAGTTGACCAAGTTCCTGCTGGACCGGGCCCTGGCCAACCGCAAGATCGGCCACTTCCTCTTTTGGCACCTGCG CTCCGAGATGCACGTTCCCTCTGTGGCGCTGCGCTTCGGCCTCATTATGGAGGCCTACTGCCGCGGCAGCAACCACCATATGAAGGTGTTGATGAAGCAG GGAGAGGCCCTGAACAAAATGAAGGCCCTGAATGACTTTGTCAAAGTGAGCTCCCAGAAGACCACCAAGCCCCAGACCAAGGAGATGATGCATGTGTGTATGAGGCAGGAGACCTACTTAGAGGCCCTCTCGAACGTGCAATCTCCCCTCAACCCCAGTACCTTACTGTCTGAAGTCTG CGTGGAGCAGTGCACTTTCATGGACTCGAAGATGAAGCCTCTGTGGATTGTGTACAGCAACGAGGAGGCCGGTGGAAGTGGGGACAGTCACGTGGGCATCATCTTCAAGAATGGCGATG ATCTCCGGCAGGACATGCTGACTCTACAGATGATCCAGTTGATGGATGTCCTGTGGAAGCAGGAGGGACTGGACCTGAG GATGACCCCCTACGGCTGCCTCTCCACGGGGGACCGGACGGGGCTCATTGAAGTGGTGTCCCACTCAGACACCATCGCCAACATCCAGCTCAACAAAAGCAACATGGCCGCAACAGCGGCTTTCAATAAAGATGCCCTACTCAACTGGCTCAAGTCCAAGAACCCTGG GGAGGCCTTGGAGCGAGCTATTGAGGAGTTCACACTCTCTTGTGCGGGCTACTGTGTGGCGACCTATGTGCTGGGCATTGGAGATCGGCACAGTGACAACATTATGATCCGGGAGAGTGGGCAG CTCTTCCATATCGATTTTGGCCATTTCTTGGGCAATTTCAAGACCAAATTTGGAATCAACCGTGAGCGAGTCCCCTTCATCCTCACTTATGATTTTGTTCACGTGATCCAGCAAGGGAAGACCAACAACAACGAGAAGTTTGAGAG GTTCCGCAGCTACTGTGAAAGGGCGTACACCATCCTGCGGCGCCACGGCCTGCTCTTCCTTCACCTCTTTGCACTGATGCGGGCAGCAGGACTGCCTGAACTCAGCTGCTCCAAAGACATCCAGTATCTCAAG GACTCCCTGGCCTTGGGGAAAACAGATGAAGAGGCCCTGAAGCACTTCCGCGTGAAGTTTAACGAAGCCCTCCGAGAGAGCTGGAAAACCAAAGTGAACTGGCTGGCCCACAACGTGTCCAAAGACAACAGGCAGTAG
- the PIK3CD gene encoding phosphatidylinositol 4,5-bisphosphate 3-kinase catalytic subunit delta isoform isoform X2, with amino-acid sequence MPPGVDCPMEFWSKEENQSVVVDFLLPTGVYLNFPVSRNANLSTIKQVLWHHAQYEPLFHMLSDPEAYVFTCINQTAEQQELEDEQRRLCDIQPFLPVLRLVARQGDRVKKLINSQISLLIGKGLHEFDSLRDPEVNDFRTKMRQFCEEAAAQRQQLGWEAWMHYNFPLQLEPSARGLGAGALRIPSKTLFVNVKFEGNEESFTFQVSPNDFPLALMACALKKRATVFRQSALERPEDYTLKVNGKYEYLYGSHPLHQFQYICNCLHNGLTPHLTMVHSSSILAMRDEQSSPPAQAPKLRTKPPPIPVKKPSSVSLWSLEQPFCIELVQGSKVNADERMKLVVLAGLFHGNEMLCKTVSSSEVTVCSEPVWKQRLEFDIHICDLPRMARLCFALYAVIEKAKKARSTKKKSKKADCPIAWANLMLFDYKDQLKTGECCLYMWSSVPDEKGELLNPMGTVRSNPNTESAAALVICIPEVAPYPVYYPTMEKILELGKNGEHGRFTEDEQQLREILERKVAGELYEHEKDLVWKMRHEIQEQFPEALARLLLVTKWNKHEDVAQMLFLLRSWPELPVLSALELLDFSFPDRHVGSFAIQSLRKLTDDELFQYLLQLVQVLKYESYLDCELTKFLLDRALANRKIGHFLFWHLRSEMHVPSVALRFGLIMEAYCRGSNHHMKVLMKQGEALNKMKALNDFVKVSSQKTTKPQTKEMMHVCMRQETYLEALSNVQSPLNPSTLLSEVCVEQCTFMDSKMKPLWIVYSNEEAGGSGDSHVGIIFKNGDDLRQDMLTLQMIQLMDVLWKQEGLDLRMTPYGCLSTGDRTGLIEVVSHSDTIANIQLNKSNMAATAAFNKDALLNWLKSKNPGEALERAIEEFTLSCAGYCVATYVLGIGDRHSDNIMIRESGQLFHIDFGHFLGNFKTKFGINRERVPFILTYDFVHVIQQGKTNNNEKFERFRSYCERAYTILRRHGLLFLHLFALMRAAGLPELSCSKDIQYLKDSLALGKTDEEALKHFRVKFNEALRESWKTKVNWLAHNVSKDNRQ; translated from the exons GTTCTTTGGCACCATGCCCAGTATGAGCCCCTGTTCCACATGCTTAGTGACCCTGAGGCCTACGTCTTCACCTGCATCAACCAGACTGCCGAGCAGCAGGAGCTGGAGGATGAGCAGCGGCGCCTCTGCGACATCCAGCCCTTCCTGCCTGTGCTGCGGCTTGTGGCCCGCCAGGGCGACCGTGTAAAGAAGCTCATCAATTCCCAGATCAGCCTCCTTATTGGCAAAG GGCTGCACGAGTTTGACTCTCTGCGGGACCCAGAAGTCAACGACTTCCGCACCAAGATGCGCCAGTTCTGTGAGGAGGCAGCAGCCCAGCGGCAGCAGCTGGGCTGGGAGGCCTGGATGCACTACAACTTCCCCTTACAGCTGGAGCCCTCTGCCCGGGGCCTGGGGGCCGGGGCACTGCGCATCCCCAGCAAGACCCTTTTTGTCAATGTCAAGTTTGAGGGCAATGAG GAAAGCTTCACCTTCCAAGTGTCTCCCAACGACTTTCCCTTGGCCCTGATGGCCTGTGCCCTCAAGAAGAGGGCTACCGTCTTCCGGCAATCAGCCCTGGAGAGGCCCGAGGACTACACGCTGAAGGTGAATGGAAAGTACGAGTACCTGTATGGGAGCCATCCCCTCCACCAGTTCCAA tATATCTGCAACTGCCTGCACAATGGGCTGACCCCCCACCTCACCATGGTCCACTCCTCCTCCATCCTTGCCATGAGAGATGAGCAGAGCAGCCCCCCTGCGCAGGCCCCGAAGCTCCGCACCAAGCCCCCCCCCATTCCTGTGAAGAAG CCCTCCTCAGTCTCCCTCTGGTCCCTGGAGCAGCCCTTCTGCATCGAGCTGGTTCAGGGCAGCAAGGTGAACGCCGATGAGAGGATGAag CTCGTGGTCCTGGCTGGGCTCTTCCATGGGAATGAAATGCTGTGCAAGACGGTGTCCAGCTCTGAGGTGACTGTGTGCTCGGAGCCTGTCTGGAAACAGCGCCTGGAGTTTGACATCCACATCTGTGACCTGCCCCGCATGGCCCGGCTCTGCTTCGCCCTCTACGCCGTCATTGAGAAGGCTAAGAAGGCTCGTTCTACCAAGAAGAAGTCCAAGAAGGCC gATTGCCCCATTGCTTGGGCCAACCTCATGCTGTTTGACTACAAGGACCAGCTGAAGACTGGAGAGTGCTGCCTGTACATGTGGTCCTCAGTACCAG ATGAGAAGGGGGAGCTGTTGAACCCCATGGGCACTGTGCGGAGTAACCCCAACACTGAGAGTGCTGCCGCCCTGGTCATCTGCATCCCCGAAGTCGCTCCGTACCCTGTGTACTACCCTACAATGGAGAAG ATCTTGGAGCTGGGGAAAAATGGGGAGCATGGACGCTTCACTGAGGATGAG CAGCAGCTGCGGGAGATCCTGGAGCGCAAAGTGGCTGGGGAACTGTATGAGCACGAGAAGGACCTGGTGTGGAAAATGCGCCATGAGATTCAGGAGCAGTTTCCCGAGGCCCTGGCCAGGCTTCTGCTGGTCACCAAGTGGAACAAGCATGAGGATGTGGCCCAG ATGCTCTTCCTGCTGCGCTCCTGGCCGGAGCTGCCCGTGCTGAGCGCCCTAGAGCTGTTGGACTTCAGCTTCCCCGATCGCCATGTGGGCTCCTTTGCCATCCAGTCCTTGAGAAAATTGAC GGATGACGAGCTCTTCCAGTACCTGCTGCAGCTGGTCCAGGTCCTTAAGTATGAATCCTACCTGGACTGCGAGTTGACCAAGTTCCTGCTGGACCGGGCCCTGGCCAACCGCAAGATCGGCCACTTCCTCTTTTGGCACCTGCG CTCCGAGATGCACGTTCCCTCTGTGGCGCTGCGCTTCGGCCTCATTATGGAGGCCTACTGCCGCGGCAGCAACCACCATATGAAGGTGTTGATGAAGCAG GGAGAGGCCCTGAACAAAATGAAGGCCCTGAATGACTTTGTCAAAGTGAGCTCCCAGAAGACCACCAAGCCCCAGACCAAGGAGATGATGCATGTGTGTATGAGGCAGGAGACCTACTTAGAGGCCCTCTCGAACGTGCAATCTCCCCTCAACCCCAGTACCTTACTGTCTGAAGTCTG CGTGGAGCAGTGCACTTTCATGGACTCGAAGATGAAGCCTCTGTGGATTGTGTACAGCAACGAGGAGGCCGGTGGAAGTGGGGACAGTCACGTGGGCATCATCTTCAAGAATGGCGATG ATCTCCGGCAGGACATGCTGACTCTACAGATGATCCAGTTGATGGATGTCCTGTGGAAGCAGGAGGGACTGGACCTGAG GATGACCCCCTACGGCTGCCTCTCCACGGGGGACCGGACGGGGCTCATTGAAGTGGTGTCCCACTCAGACACCATCGCCAACATCCAGCTCAACAAAAGCAACATGGCCGCAACAGCGGCTTTCAATAAAGATGCCCTACTCAACTGGCTCAAGTCCAAGAACCCTGG GGAGGCCTTGGAGCGAGCTATTGAGGAGTTCACACTCTCTTGTGCGGGCTACTGTGTGGCGACCTATGTGCTGGGCATTGGAGATCGGCACAGTGACAACATTATGATCCGGGAGAGTGGGCAG CTCTTCCATATCGATTTTGGCCATTTCTTGGGCAATTTCAAGACCAAATTTGGAATCAACCGTGAGCGAGTCCCCTTCATCCTCACTTATGATTTTGTTCACGTGATCCAGCAAGGGAAGACCAACAACAACGAGAAGTTTGAGAG GTTCCGCAGCTACTGTGAAAGGGCGTACACCATCCTGCGGCGCCACGGCCTGCTCTTCCTTCACCTCTTTGCACTGATGCGGGCAGCAGGACTGCCTGAACTCAGCTGCTCCAAAGACATCCAGTATCTCAAG GACTCCCTGGCCTTGGGGAAAACAGATGAAGAGGCCCTGAAGCACTTCCGCGTGAAGTTTAACGAAGCCCTCCGAGAGAGCTGGAAAACCAAAGTGAACTGGCTGGCCCACAACGTGTCCAAAGACAACAGGCAGTAG
- the PIK3CD gene encoding phosphatidylinositol 4,5-bisphosphate 3-kinase catalytic subunit delta isoform isoform X3, giving the protein MPPGVDCPMEFWSKEENQSVVVDFLLPTGVYLNFPVSRNANLSTIKQVLWHHAQYEPLFHMLSDPEAYVFTCINQTAEQQELEDEQRRLCDIQPFLPVLRLVARQGDRVKKLINSQISLLIGKGLHEFDSLRDPEVNDFRTKMRQFCEEAAAQRQQLGWEAWMHYNFPLQLEPSARGLGAGALRIPSKTLFVNVKFEGNEESFTFQVSPNDFPLALMACALKKRATVFRQSALERPEDYTLKVNGKYEYLYGSHPLHQFQYICNCLHNGLTPHLTMVHSSSILAMRDEQSSPPAQAPKLRTKPPPIPVKKPSSVSLWSLEQPFCIELVQGSKVNADERMKLVVLAGLFHGNEMLCKTVSSSEVTVCSEPVWKQRLEFDIHICDLPRMARLCFALYAVIEKAKKARSTKKKSKKADCPIAWANLMLFDYKDQLKTGECCLYMWSSVPDEKGELLNPMGTVRSNPNTESAAALVICIPEVAPYPVYYPTMEKILELGKNGEHGRFTEDEQQQLREILERKVAGELYEHEKDLVWKMRHEIQEQFPEALARLLLVTKWNKHEDVAQMLFLLRSWPELPVLSALELLDFSFPDRHVGSFAIQSLRKLTDDELFQYLLQLVQVLKYESYLDCELTKFLLDRALANRKIGHFLFWHLRSEMHVPSVALRFGLIMEAYCRGSNHHMKVLMKQGEALNKMKALNDFVKVSSQKTTKPQTKEMMHVCMRQETYLEALSNVQSPLNPSTLLSEVCVEQCTFMDSKMKPLWIVYSNEEAGGSGDSHVGIIFKNGDDLRQDMLTLQMIQLMDVLWKQEGLDLRSLGLAPVSVSLYHFPGGPGIELFPLLGGLKTNSASWSEERGAIGTIGWALQQRGWMKAHRQGICPPSHQLSPPGGSPRSRPRGPTATAQAQRHTCPAPPQDDPLRLPLHGGPDGAH; this is encoded by the exons GTTCTTTGGCACCATGCCCAGTATGAGCCCCTGTTCCACATGCTTAGTGACCCTGAGGCCTACGTCTTCACCTGCATCAACCAGACTGCCGAGCAGCAGGAGCTGGAGGATGAGCAGCGGCGCCTCTGCGACATCCAGCCCTTCCTGCCTGTGCTGCGGCTTGTGGCCCGCCAGGGCGACCGTGTAAAGAAGCTCATCAATTCCCAGATCAGCCTCCTTATTGGCAAAG GGCTGCACGAGTTTGACTCTCTGCGGGACCCAGAAGTCAACGACTTCCGCACCAAGATGCGCCAGTTCTGTGAGGAGGCAGCAGCCCAGCGGCAGCAGCTGGGCTGGGAGGCCTGGATGCACTACAACTTCCCCTTACAGCTGGAGCCCTCTGCCCGGGGCCTGGGGGCCGGGGCACTGCGCATCCCCAGCAAGACCCTTTTTGTCAATGTCAAGTTTGAGGGCAATGAG GAAAGCTTCACCTTCCAAGTGTCTCCCAACGACTTTCCCTTGGCCCTGATGGCCTGTGCCCTCAAGAAGAGGGCTACCGTCTTCCGGCAATCAGCCCTGGAGAGGCCCGAGGACTACACGCTGAAGGTGAATGGAAAGTACGAGTACCTGTATGGGAGCCATCCCCTCCACCAGTTCCAA tATATCTGCAACTGCCTGCACAATGGGCTGACCCCCCACCTCACCATGGTCCACTCCTCCTCCATCCTTGCCATGAGAGATGAGCAGAGCAGCCCCCCTGCGCAGGCCCCGAAGCTCCGCACCAAGCCCCCCCCCATTCCTGTGAAGAAG CCCTCCTCAGTCTCCCTCTGGTCCCTGGAGCAGCCCTTCTGCATCGAGCTGGTTCAGGGCAGCAAGGTGAACGCCGATGAGAGGATGAag CTCGTGGTCCTGGCTGGGCTCTTCCATGGGAATGAAATGCTGTGCAAGACGGTGTCCAGCTCTGAGGTGACTGTGTGCTCGGAGCCTGTCTGGAAACAGCGCCTGGAGTTTGACATCCACATCTGTGACCTGCCCCGCATGGCCCGGCTCTGCTTCGCCCTCTACGCCGTCATTGAGAAGGCTAAGAAGGCTCGTTCTACCAAGAAGAAGTCCAAGAAGGCC gATTGCCCCATTGCTTGGGCCAACCTCATGCTGTTTGACTACAAGGACCAGCTGAAGACTGGAGAGTGCTGCCTGTACATGTGGTCCTCAGTACCAG ATGAGAAGGGGGAGCTGTTGAACCCCATGGGCACTGTGCGGAGTAACCCCAACACTGAGAGTGCTGCCGCCCTGGTCATCTGCATCCCCGAAGTCGCTCCGTACCCTGTGTACTACCCTACAATGGAGAAG ATCTTGGAGCTGGGGAAAAATGGGGAGCATGGACGCTTCACTGAGGATGAG CAGCAGCAGCTGCGGGAGATCCTGGAGCGCAAAGTGGCTGGGGAACTGTATGAGCACGAGAAGGACCTGGTGTGGAAAATGCGCCATGAGATTCAGGAGCAGTTTCCCGAGGCCCTGGCCAGGCTTCTGCTGGTCACCAAGTGGAACAAGCATGAGGATGTGGCCCAG ATGCTCTTCCTGCTGCGCTCCTGGCCGGAGCTGCCCGTGCTGAGCGCCCTAGAGCTGTTGGACTTCAGCTTCCCCGATCGCCATGTGGGCTCCTTTGCCATCCAGTCCTTGAGAAAATTGAC GGATGACGAGCTCTTCCAGTACCTGCTGCAGCTGGTCCAGGTCCTTAAGTATGAATCCTACCTGGACTGCGAGTTGACCAAGTTCCTGCTGGACCGGGCCCTGGCCAACCGCAAGATCGGCCACTTCCTCTTTTGGCACCTGCG CTCCGAGATGCACGTTCCCTCTGTGGCGCTGCGCTTCGGCCTCATTATGGAGGCCTACTGCCGCGGCAGCAACCACCATATGAAGGTGTTGATGAAGCAG GGAGAGGCCCTGAACAAAATGAAGGCCCTGAATGACTTTGTCAAAGTGAGCTCCCAGAAGACCACCAAGCCCCAGACCAAGGAGATGATGCATGTGTGTATGAGGCAGGAGACCTACTTAGAGGCCCTCTCGAACGTGCAATCTCCCCTCAACCCCAGTACCTTACTGTCTGAAGTCTG CGTGGAGCAGTGCACTTTCATGGACTCGAAGATGAAGCCTCTGTGGATTGTGTACAGCAACGAGGAGGCCGGTGGAAGTGGGGACAGTCACGTGGGCATCATCTTCAAGAATGGCGATG ATCTCCGGCAGGACATGCTGACTCTACAGATGATCCAGTTGATGGATGTCCTGTGGAAGCAGGAGGGACTGGACCTGAG ATCTCTGGGGCTGGcacctgtctcagtttccctgtaCCACTTCCCTGGGGGACCAGGGATAGAGCTGTTCCCTCTCCTTGGTGGCTTGAAGACAAACTCAGCATCCTGGTCAGAAGAAAGGGGAGCAATTGGGACAATTGGGTGGGCTCTGCAGCAAAGAGGCTGGATGAAGGCCCACAGGCAGGGTATCTGCCCTCCTTCCCATCAGCTCTCCCCACCTGGAGGCTCTCCTAGGTCTAGGCCCAGGGGTCCTACAGCCACAGCACAAGCTCAGAGGCACACATGCCCTGCCCCCCCACAGGATGACCCCCTACGGCTGCCTCTCCACGGGGGACCGGACGGGGCTCATTGA